The Pseudofrankia inefficax genome window below encodes:
- a CDS encoding terpene synthase family protein, with protein sequence MKPFTLPRFYVPYPARLSPHLDAARTHSRAWAAEMEMIGPAPGGEVIWSEQDFDAHDYALLCAYTHPDSSADRLNLVTDWYVWVFYFDDHFLELFKRTGDMAGARDYLDRLRAFMPVDAGAVAGEAPTGQDAPTNPVERGLADLWARTVPDRSAAWRQRFVVSTRNLLDESLWELANINANRVANPIEYIEMRRKVGGAPWSANLVEHAADAEVPAAIAGLRPMRVLRDTFADAIHLRNDLFSYQREVELEGELSNGVLVIERFLDCDTQSAAELVNDLLTSRLHQFEHTAISEVPPVLEENGIDPLARAAVVAYVKGLQDWQSGGHEWHLRSSRYMNDGPRPDGIAETSQRVADRGILPHGPTGLGSSIARPLESVLATAPQRGRAFSHVPFQVVGPSRAPAPYMPFPVGDNPHLPGCRRDSVRWARDMGLLAQVPGIWDEHKLVSYDFPLCSAGLDPDASQADLLLSACWLTWGTYADDYYPVIFGRARDLAGARACNERLRQFLPVEFATLAGATPPPLLALERGLADLWARTAPPLSLSARRSFRAAIDLMLDSWLWELANQAENRIPDPIDYLEMRRATFGSDLTMALARVSGERLVPTEIYATRPIRALESSASDYATLLNDLFSYQKEIQFEGELHNGVLVAEKFLGCSRERAVTVVNDLMTARMLQFEHIVEQELPALFETYDLAEDAQGALLTYVEDLRNWLAGILRWHQGTRRYDESELRQHPAAGVPPFGSPVGLGTSAARLASLTRRSSGGLGATSSPSGPRGHRPPPARPR encoded by the coding sequence ATGAAGCCTTTCACGCTTCCGCGGTTCTACGTCCCCTACCCGGCGCGACTGAGCCCGCACCTGGACGCGGCCCGGACGCACAGCAGAGCCTGGGCCGCCGAGATGGAGATGATCGGCCCCGCCCCCGGCGGCGAGGTGATCTGGAGCGAGCAGGACTTCGACGCCCACGACTACGCCCTGCTGTGTGCCTACACCCACCCGGATTCCTCGGCCGACCGGCTCAACCTGGTCACGGACTGGTACGTCTGGGTCTTCTATTTCGACGACCATTTCCTGGAGCTGTTCAAACGGACAGGCGACATGGCCGGCGCCCGCGACTACCTCGACCGGTTGCGCGCCTTCATGCCGGTCGACGCAGGCGCCGTGGCCGGGGAGGCCCCGACCGGCCAGGATGCCCCGACGAACCCGGTCGAGCGCGGCCTGGCCGACCTGTGGGCGCGTACTGTCCCGGACCGGAGCGCGGCCTGGCGCCAGCGGTTCGTGGTGAGCACGCGCAACCTGCTGGACGAATCCCTCTGGGAACTGGCCAACATCAACGCGAACCGGGTCGCCAATCCGATCGAGTACATCGAGATGAGGCGCAAGGTCGGCGGCGCGCCGTGGTCCGCGAACCTGGTCGAGCACGCCGCGGACGCCGAGGTGCCCGCGGCCATAGCCGGCCTGCGCCCGATGCGGGTGTTGCGGGACACCTTCGCCGACGCGATTCACCTGCGGAACGACCTGTTCTCCTACCAGCGCGAGGTCGAGCTCGAAGGCGAGCTGAGCAACGGAGTCCTGGTCATCGAGCGTTTCCTCGACTGCGACACCCAGTCCGCGGCCGAGCTGGTCAACGATCTGCTCACGTCCAGGCTGCACCAGTTCGAGCACACGGCGATCAGCGAGGTCCCACCCGTTCTCGAGGAGAACGGGATCGACCCGCTCGCCCGCGCCGCCGTCGTCGCGTACGTGAAGGGCCTGCAGGACTGGCAGTCGGGCGGCCACGAGTGGCACCTGCGGTCCAGCCGGTACATGAACGACGGACCTCGGCCCGACGGTATCGCCGAGACCTCGCAGCGGGTGGCCGATCGCGGCATTCTTCCGCACGGCCCGACCGGGCTGGGCTCGTCCATCGCCCGGCCGCTGGAATCGGTCCTGGCGACCGCGCCGCAACGCGGGCGCGCCTTCAGCCACGTCCCGTTCCAGGTCGTCGGGCCCTCACGGGCGCCAGCGCCGTACATGCCCTTCCCCGTGGGCGACAACCCGCACCTTCCAGGCTGCCGCCGGGACAGCGTCCGGTGGGCCCGGGACATGGGGCTACTCGCGCAGGTGCCGGGAATCTGGGATGAGCACAAGCTCGTCTCGTACGACTTCCCACTCTGCTCGGCCGGGCTCGACCCGGATGCGAGCCAGGCCGACCTGCTGCTCTCGGCCTGCTGGCTGACCTGGGGCACCTACGCGGACGACTACTACCCCGTCATCTTCGGCCGGGCGCGGGACCTCGCCGGGGCGCGGGCGTGCAACGAGCGCCTGCGGCAGTTCCTGCCGGTCGAGTTCGCCACCCTCGCCGGGGCGACGCCGCCGCCGCTCCTTGCGCTGGAGCGCGGACTCGCGGACCTGTGGGCCCGCACCGCCCCGCCGTTGAGCCTGAGTGCGCGACGATCCTTCCGCGCGGCGATCGACCTCATGCTCGACAGCTGGCTGTGGGAACTCGCGAACCAGGCCGAGAACCGGATTCCCGACCCGATCGACTACCTCGAGATGCGGCGGGCGACCTTCGGCTCCGACCTGACCATGGCCCTCGCCCGGGTGAGCGGCGAGCGGCTGGTGCCAACGGAGATCTACGCGACCCGCCCGATCAGGGCACTGGAGAGCTCGGCCTCGGACTACGCCACCCTTCTGAACGACCTCTTCTCCTATCAGAAGGAGATCCAGTTCGAGGGCGAGCTGCACAACGGCGTCCTGGTTGCCGAGAAGTTCCTGGGCTGCTCCCGCGAGCGTGCCGTCACGGTGGTCAACGATCTCATGACCGCGCGCATGCTGCAGTTCGAGCACATCGTCGAACAGGAACTGCCGGCGCTGTTCGAGACGTACGACCTGGCCGAGGACGCTCAGGGCGCGCTGCTGACCTACGTCGAGGACCTGAGGAACTGGCTCGCCGGAATCCTGCGGTGGCACCAGGGCACCCGCCGCTACGACGAATCCGAGCTACGTCAGCATCCCGCGGCCGGTGTCCCACCGTTCGGGTCTCCGGTCGGTCTGGGCACCTCGGCGGCGCGGCTGGCAAGCCTCACCCGTCGGTCGTCAGGCGGTCTGGGCGCGACCTCGTCCCCATCCGGGCCGCGTGGCCACCGGCCGCCGCCCGCTCGACCGCGATAA
- a CDS encoding family 2B encapsulin nanocompartment shell protein, producing the protein MTEPVNATTEAPDQPLSLSTAAARNLATTTKSVPQMQEISSRWLLRVLPWVHTAGGVYRVNRRLTYVVGDGLLTFTNTGSDVRVVPAELTELPVLRGFDGGELTTLADAFVQREYSPGEILAEAGAAAAEVVLIAHGKVGRFGPGAFDDERSLGILSDGEYFGADVLVGPDTTWDHTVRALTRTTVLALPRQRFQEVVDASDTLRAWIDDYRSRPAPARNKQGEAEISIAAGHVGEPALPGTFVDYELAPREYELSVAQTVLRIHSRVADLYNEPMNQLEHQLRLTVEALRERQEHELVNNSDFGLLHNVDLRQRIHTRSGPPTPDDLDELLSRRRSTHVLLAHPRAIAAFGRECTARGIYPATVPFHDQQVPAWRGVPLLPVNKIPVSASGSTSIIAMRTGEENQGVIGLNNVGIPDEIEPGLSVRFMGISEKAIISYLVTAYYSAAVLVPDALGVLESVEIGR; encoded by the coding sequence ATGACCGAGCCTGTCAACGCCACCACCGAGGCACCGGATCAGCCGCTGAGCCTCAGCACCGCGGCCGCTAGGAATCTCGCGACCACCACCAAGTCCGTTCCGCAGATGCAGGAGATCTCGTCCCGCTGGCTGCTGCGGGTCCTGCCCTGGGTGCACACGGCGGGTGGCGTGTACCGGGTCAACCGACGTCTCACCTATGTCGTCGGCGACGGCCTCCTCACGTTCACCAACACCGGGTCGGACGTCCGGGTCGTCCCGGCCGAGCTGACCGAGCTGCCGGTGCTGCGCGGCTTCGACGGTGGCGAGCTCACCACGCTGGCTGACGCCTTCGTCCAGCGTGAGTACTCCCCCGGGGAGATTCTCGCCGAAGCCGGCGCCGCCGCGGCCGAGGTCGTCCTCATCGCCCACGGCAAGGTGGGGCGGTTCGGTCCCGGCGCCTTCGATGACGAGCGGTCGCTCGGAATCCTCAGCGACGGCGAGTACTTCGGCGCCGACGTGCTGGTCGGACCGGACACGACCTGGGACCACACCGTCCGCGCGCTGACCAGGACCACGGTGCTCGCGCTGCCGCGCCAGCGGTTCCAGGAGGTCGTGGACGCCTCGGACACGCTGCGGGCCTGGATTGACGACTACCGGAGCCGTCCCGCGCCGGCGCGGAACAAACAGGGCGAGGCCGAGATCTCGATCGCGGCCGGCCACGTCGGCGAGCCGGCGCTCCCGGGCACGTTCGTCGACTACGAGCTGGCTCCCCGCGAGTACGAGCTCAGCGTCGCCCAGACCGTGCTGCGGATCCACAGCCGGGTGGCCGACCTCTACAACGAGCCGATGAACCAGCTCGAGCACCAGCTCCGGCTCACCGTCGAGGCGCTGCGCGAGCGCCAGGAGCACGAGTTGGTGAACAACTCCGACTTCGGCCTGCTCCACAACGTCGACCTGCGCCAGCGCATTCACACCCGTTCGGGGCCGCCGACCCCGGACGACCTGGACGAGCTCCTCAGCCGGCGGCGCAGCACGCATGTTCTGCTTGCGCACCCGCGCGCGATCGCCGCCTTCGGCCGCGAATGCACCGCGCGGGGCATCTACCCGGCCACGGTGCCGTTCCACGACCAGCAGGTGCCGGCGTGGCGCGGCGTTCCGCTGCTGCCGGTCAACAAGATTCCCGTCAGCGCTTCCGGCAGCACGTCCATCATCGCGATGCGCACCGGCGAAGAGAATCAGGGCGTCATCGGGCTGAACAACGTGGGCATTCCCGACGAGATCGAGCCGGGCCTCTCCGTTCGATTCATGGGAATCAGCGAGAAGGCCATCATCTCCTACCTGGTGACGGCCTACTACTCCGCGGCCGTCCTGGTTCCCGACGCCCTCGGCGTGCTGGAGAGCGTCGAGATCGGACGCTAG
- a CDS encoding helix-turn-helix transcriptional regulator produces MRNRLRALRAERRWSQADLADRCQVSRQTINAIETGRYDPGLPLAFTLADIFDLAIEDIFFPDRSEAATESGARR; encoded by the coding sequence GTGAGAAACCGGCTGCGCGCGCTGCGAGCCGAGCGCCGCTGGAGTCAGGCGGACCTGGCCGACCGATGCCAGGTGTCCCGGCAGACCATCAACGCCATCGAGACCGGACGCTACGACCCCGGCCTGCCCCTGGCGTTCACCCTCGCCGACATCTTCGACCTTGCCATTGAGGACATCTTCTTCCCCGACCGGTCCGAGGCCGCCACCGAATCCGGCGCACGCCGCTGA